A stretch of Besnoitia besnoiti strain Bb-Ger1 chromosome V, whole genome shotgun sequence DNA encodes these proteins:
- a CDS encoding hypothetical protein (encoded by transcript BESB_063020), translating to MPPLYSSSPPLPHLPVSAAAGGRVAASSSPASAVRVAAELSRPPGSPREAEGRCDVEAEDSIVEGRVVEGNLIVRGGIRLWDDEAEDNIDVREIVSLQGPPPVSRGPSPAARSARTPGEDAAERDEETAAEAGGWKDDDGEAEVPNRRFKVRNLVTIEGSIPALHVARFRRDRESTQPSPKAPWQAGFSRRRRQSLRRLEDVQAKFVASFLQDGEVVVNAKTVLDGLEKAHKRDAALRRLDEELADTVPGSLSGRVLLPYTDIVVRELLLVSHCCGGQGWRVLEELRRLLVLRRGHVALPPVDRGAKDVRLCLAQLASLKQVFEARAHAVLREEDTMKLAVSLAELRLNRQRNAGFEHVLDDALDGLHADGNSADVDPSLLQRLRPGQRNGDASREELIKEIRQNLSIALAYCTKGKKQPAVYLQIAAMKPSVAYAFLGPTDLSLILLEVFQGLWCRFVEFSLRRQVRVSTAALVLDFSSLTERELTAGSCYFLLSSLRDVLRAFCPLLIKKIIFYNAQRARESLWAILRPAIEHNCFFAFCESEEALNEEIEGDRPFIFHTTGLANEMALLTCLRPLYTLREPPLPSPEQLSALRICHVAPHARYPGEECEAEKGLADDPRREAQLDGPHKQLFFLLGAGRVLLSTVAGDDDANLRASPEHLAQSLAARVRGRQEESDAWDDQATKALKREEALIRRLCNAEGSRFWCGMNDIHDVVFQKKLQRREAAAGVDAATDEEEEAELDLIDPDAHMGPSQESPREAAAEAQEREWRIRDPTRKIDEGARRRRTERIFERVFKGQEAIEKTIEEIGGQFEETWERSVQKGLEETYLEGAAGASRLSTAGARPLPRPFPIPLDLVDRRPVSAHFAPSEDALLDWELPTLLQPNFDKFWVKRDGGKGEDPKREAGLAISEMVVDKRKVASDFLSSVQTAANEVRA from the exons ATGCCGCCGCTCtactcctcctctccgccgttACCGCATCTCCCGGtgtcggctgcggctggagggcgcgtcgcggcgtcgtcttctcccgcctccgcagtccgcgtggctgcggagctctcgcggccgcctggctcgccgcgagaggctgaaggccgctgcgacgtggaggcggaggacagcATCGTGGAGGGTCGCGTCGTGGAGGGGAACCTGATCGTGCGCGGCGGAATCCGTCTGTGGGACGACGAGGCTGAAGACAACATCGACGTCCGCGAGATCGTCTCCTTACAGGGGCCGCcgcccgtctcgcgcggaccgtcgccggcggcgcggagcgcgcggacacccggcgaagacgcagcagagcgcgacgaggagaccgccgcggaggcggggggctGGAAGGatgacgacggcgaagcggaggtGCCGAACCGCCGCTTCAAAGTCCGGAACCTCGTCACCATCGAGGGGTCGATTCCCGCCCTCCACGTCGCGAGGTTCagacgcgaccgcgagagCACTCAGCCGTCCCCCAAGGCCCCGTGGCAGGCCGGCTtcagccggcgcaggcggcagtcGCTCCGCCGGCTAGAGGACGTCCAAGCGAAGTTCGTCGCGAGCTTCCTGCAGGACGGCGAGGTTGTGGTGAACGCGAAAACTGTCCTGGACGGCCTCGAGAAAGCCCATAAAAGagacgccgccctccgccgcctcgacgaGGAACTCGCCGACACAGTCCCTGGATCCCTCAGCgggcgcgtgctgctgc cCTACACCGACATCGTCGTCCGCGAACTGCTTCTGGTGAGCCACTGCTGCGGCGGGCAGGGCTGGCGGGTGCTGGAGGAgcttcggcgcctgctggtcctgcgcagaggccacgtggcgctgccgccggttGACCGCGGCGCGAAGGACGTGCGGCTGTGtctggcgcagctggcgTCTCTGAAGCAGGTGTTCGAGGCCCGCGCCCACGCTGTTCTCCGTGAAGAGGACACGATGAAACTCGCAGTCTCCCTCGCCGAGCTGCGTCTCAACAGACAGCGAAACGCCGGCTTTGAACACGTGCTCGACGACGCCCTCGACGGGCTCCACGCCGACGGCAACAGCGCCGACGTCGACCCGagcctcctccagcgcctgcggccagGTCAGAGGAACGGCGACGCAAGTCGAGAGGAGTTGATCAAAGAAATCCGACAAAACCTGTCGATTGCGCTCGCGTACTGCACCAAAGGAAAAAAACAACCTGCGGTGTATCTACAG ATTGCAGCGATGAAGCCGTCGGTCGCGTACGCGTTCTTGGGTCCTACAGACCTGTCGCTGATCCTTCTGGAAGTGTTCCAGGGCTTGTGGTGTCGCTTCGTCGAGTTCTCACTCCGGCGGCAAGTCCGTGTCTCTACAG CCGCTCTCGTCCTCGACTTCAGCTCGCTGACTGAGCGCGAACTCACTGCGGGAAGCTGCTACTTCCTGctttcgtctctgcgcgacgTCCTGCGGGCCTTCTGTCCTCTGCTGATCAAAAAAATCATCTTCTACAACGCGCAGCGGGCTCGGGAGAGCTTGTGGGCGATTCTCCG ACCCGCAATCGAACacaactgcttctttgcTTTCTGCGAGTCCGAGGAGGCTCTCAACGAGGAAATCGAAGGCGACAG GCCGTTCATTTTCCACACCACAGGCTTGGCGAATGAGATGGCGTTGCTGAcctgcctgcggccgctctACACGCTGCGGGAGCCTCCGCTTCCCTCTCCTGAGCAGCTGTCGGCGCTGCGCATCTGCCACGTGGCGCCTCACGCGCGCTACCCCGGGGAGGAatgcgaggcggagaagggtCTGGCAGACGACCCGcgtcgcgaggcgcagctcgacGGTCCACACAAGCAgctctttttcctcctcggGGCGGGTCGCGTGCTGCTCTCGAcggtcgccggcgacgacgacgcgaatctccgcgcgtcgcccgagCATCTCGCCcagtcgctggcggcgcgcgtccgcggccgccaggaggagagcgacgcgtgGGACGACCAGGCGACCAAGGcgctgaagcgcgaggaggcgctcattcggcgcctctgcaacGCGGAAGGCTCCCGCTTCTGGTGCGGCATGAACGACATCCACGACGTGGTTTTTCAGAAAaagctccagcgccgcgaagccgcagccggggtcgacgccgcgacggacgaggaggaggaagcagagctcGACTTGATCGACCCTGACGCGCACATGGGGCCTTCGCAGGAAagcccgcgcgaggcggctgcagaggcgcaggagcgcgagTGGAGAATCCGTGATCCGACGCGAAAAATCGACGAAGGGgctcgaagacgaagaacCGAGAGAAT CTTCGAAAGGGTCTTTAAGGGTCAGGAAGCGATAGAGAAGACTATCGAGGAGATCGGCGGACAGTTCGAAGAGACCTGGGAACGCAGCGTTCAAAAGGGCTTGGAGGAAACCTATCTGgaaggcgcagctggcgcttctcgtctctcgacagccggcgcgcgtccCTTGCCTCGCCCCTTCCCCATTCCACTCGACCTGGTTGACCGCCGCCCGGTGTCTGCGCACTTCGCGCCTTCGGAAGATGCGCTGCTTGACTGGGAGCTCCCcactctgctgcagccgaaCTTTGACAAGTTTTGGGTGAAGCGGGATGGAGGAAAAGGCGAGGATCCGAAGCGAGAAGCCGGGCTCGCGATCAGCGAGATGGTCGTGGATAAACGAAAGGTCGCCAGCGACTTCCTCAGCTCAGTCCAG ACGGCCGCGAACGAAGTCCGAGCCTAG